Proteins encoded within one genomic window of Streptomyces sp. NBC_00523:
- a CDS encoding alpha-ketoacid dehydrogenase subunit beta, with protein MAVEKMSLAKALNESLRKALDTDPKVLIMGEDVGKLGGVFRITDGLQKDFGEDRVIDTPLAESGIVGTAIGLALRGYRPVVEIQFDGFVFPAYDQIVTQLAKMHARALGKIKLPVVVRIPYGGGIGAVEHHSESPEALFAHVAGLKVVSPSNASDAYWMMQQAVQSDDPVIFFEPKRRYWDKGEVDTESIPGALHAAAVARTGTDITLAAYGPMVKVCLEAAAAAQEEGKSVEVVDLRSMSPIDFDTIQASVEKTRRLVVVHEAPVFYGSGAEIAARLTERCFYHLEAPVLRVGGYHAPYPPARLEEEYLPGLDRVLDAVDRSLAY; from the coding sequence ATGGCCGTGGAAAAGATGTCCCTCGCCAAGGCGCTCAACGAGTCGCTGCGCAAGGCCCTCGACACCGACCCGAAGGTCCTCATCATGGGTGAGGACGTCGGCAAGCTCGGCGGCGTCTTCCGGATCACCGACGGCCTCCAGAAGGACTTCGGCGAGGACCGTGTCATCGACACCCCGCTCGCCGAGTCCGGCATCGTCGGTACGGCGATCGGCCTCGCCCTGCGCGGCTACCGGCCCGTCGTGGAGATCCAGTTCGATGGCTTCGTCTTCCCCGCGTACGACCAGATCGTCACGCAGCTCGCGAAGATGCACGCCCGCGCGCTCGGCAAGATCAAGCTCCCCGTCGTCGTGCGCATCCCGTACGGCGGTGGCATCGGTGCCGTCGAGCACCACAGCGAGTCCCCCGAGGCGCTGTTCGCGCACGTCGCGGGGTTGAAGGTGGTCTCCCCGTCCAACGCGTCGGACGCGTACTGGATGATGCAGCAGGCCGTCCAGAGCGACGACCCGGTCATCTTCTTCGAGCCGAAGCGGCGTTACTGGGACAAGGGCGAGGTCGACACCGAGTCCATCCCGGGCGCGCTGCACGCGGCGGCTGTCGCCCGCACCGGCACGGACATCACGCTCGCCGCGTACGGCCCGATGGTGAAGGTCTGCCTGGAGGCCGCCGCGGCCGCCCAGGAGGAGGGCAAGTCGGTCGAGGTCGTGGACCTGCGCTCGATGTCCCCGATCGACTTCGACACCATCCAGGCGTCCGTCGAGAAGACCCGCCGCCTGGTCGTCGTCCACGAGGCACCCGTCTTCTACGGCTCCGGGGCCGAGATCGCCGCCCGCCTCACGGAGCGGTGCTTCTACCACCTGGAGGCGCCCGTGCTGCGGGTCGGCGGATACCACGCCCCGTACCCTCCGGCGCGGCTGGAGGAGGAGTACCTGCCGGGTCTGGACCGGGTGCTCGACGCCGTCGACCGCTCGCTGGCGTACTGA
- the pdhA gene encoding pyruvate dehydrogenase (acetyl-transferring) E1 component subunit alpha yields the protein MTVESTAAARKPRRSSKRTSAAKTPAKTPEGSTPELVQLLTPEGERVEHPDYSIDLSAEELRGLYRDMVLTRRFDAEATALQRQGELGLWASLLGQEAAQIGSGRALRDDDYVFPTYREHGVAWCRGVDPTNLLGMFRGVNHGGWDPNTNNFHLYTIVIGSQTLHATGYAMGVAKDGADSAVIAYFGDGASSQGDVAEAFTFSAVYNAPVVFFCQNNQWAISEPTEKQTRVPLYQRAQGFGFPGVRVDGNDVLACLAVTRSALERARRGEGPTLVEAFTYRMGAHTTSDDPTKYRADEERASWEAKDPILRLRTYLEKQGAADEAFFTALDEESEALGKRVREAVRAMPDPDRMAIFDHAYADGNPLVDEERAEFAAYQASFAEEGK from the coding sequence GTGACCGTGGAGAGCACTGCTGCCGCGCGTAAACCGCGACGCAGCAGCAAGCGGACCAGCGCCGCGAAAACGCCCGCGAAGACGCCGGAGGGTTCGACGCCCGAGCTCGTACAGCTGCTGACGCCCGAGGGCGAGCGGGTCGAGCACCCGGACTACTCGATCGACCTGAGCGCGGAAGAGCTGCGCGGCCTGTACCGGGACATGGTCCTGACCCGTCGCTTCGACGCGGAGGCCACCGCCCTCCAGCGCCAGGGCGAGCTGGGCCTGTGGGCCTCGCTGCTGGGCCAGGAGGCCGCCCAGATCGGTTCCGGCCGGGCCCTGCGCGACGACGACTACGTCTTCCCGACCTACCGCGAGCACGGTGTGGCCTGGTGCCGGGGCGTCGACCCGACCAATCTGCTCGGGATGTTCCGCGGTGTGAACCACGGCGGCTGGGACCCGAACACCAACAACTTCCACCTGTACACGATCGTCATCGGCTCGCAGACCCTGCACGCCACGGGTTACGCCATGGGCGTGGCCAAGGACGGCGCGGACTCGGCCGTGATCGCGTACTTCGGCGACGGCGCCTCCAGCCAGGGCGACGTCGCGGAGGCGTTCACCTTCTCCGCCGTCTACAACGCCCCGGTCGTCTTCTTCTGCCAGAACAACCAGTGGGCGATCTCCGAGCCCACCGAGAAGCAGACCCGGGTGCCGCTCTACCAGCGTGCCCAGGGCTTCGGCTTCCCCGGCGTCCGGGTCGACGGCAACGACGTCCTGGCCTGCCTGGCCGTCACGCGCTCCGCCCTGGAGCGGGCCCGGCGCGGCGAGGGCCCGACCCTGGTCGAGGCGTTCACGTACCGCATGGGCGCGCACACCACCTCGGACGACCCGACGAAGTACCGGGCCGACGAGGAGCGCGCGTCCTGGGAGGCGAAGGACCCGATCCTGCGCCTGCGCACGTACCTGGAGAAGCAGGGCGCGGCCGACGAGGCGTTCTTCACCGCCCTGGACGAGGAGAGCGAGGCCCTCGGCAAGCGCGTCCGCGAGGCCGTACGGGCGATGCCCGACCCGGACCGGATGGCGATCTTCGACCACGCCTACGCCGACGGGAACCCGCTCGTCGACGAGGAGCGCGCCGAGTTCGCCGCCTACCAGGCTTCGTTCGCCGAGGAGGGCAAGTAA
- a CDS encoding response regulator transcription factor: MREKGKITVFLLDDHEVVRRGVHELLAMEDDIEVVGEAGTAADALVRIPAVRPDVAVLDVRLPDGSGVEVCREIRSQDESIHCLMLTSYADDEALFDAIMAGASGYVLKAIRGNELLAAVRDVAEGKSLLDPVATARVLERLRDGKRGRDDEKLANLTDQERKILDLIGEGLTNRVIGERLHLAEKTIKNYVSSLLSKLGMERRSQAAAYVARLQAEKR; encoded by the coding sequence GTGCGCGAAAAAGGAAAAATCACGGTATTTCTACTCGATGATCATGAAGTGGTCCGGCGCGGGGTGCATGAGCTGCTCGCGATGGAGGACGACATCGAGGTGGTCGGCGAGGCCGGTACGGCGGCCGACGCGCTGGTGCGGATTCCGGCGGTCCGCCCCGACGTGGCCGTGCTCGACGTACGGCTGCCGGACGGCAGCGGGGTCGAGGTGTGCCGGGAGATCCGGTCGCAGGACGAGTCCATCCACTGCCTGATGCTCACCTCGTACGCCGATGACGAGGCGCTGTTCGACGCGATCATGGCGGGCGCCTCGGGCTATGTCCTCAAGGCGATCCGGGGCAACGAACTGCTGGCGGCGGTACGGGACGTGGCGGAGGGGAAGTCGCTGCTGGACCCGGTCGCGACCGCCCGCGTGCTGGAGCGGCTGCGCGACGGGAAGCGCGGGCGCGACGACGAGAAGCTGGCGAACCTCACGGACCAGGAGCGCAAGATCCTGGACCTGATCGGCGAGGGGCTGACCAACCGGGTGATCGGCGAACGGCTGCACCTCGCCGAGAAGACGATCAAGAACTACGTGTCCAGCCTGCTGTCCAAGCTGGGCATGGAACGCCGCTCGCAGGCCGCCGCCTACGTGGCCCGGCTCCAGGCCGAGAAGCGCTGA
- a CDS encoding pyridoxamine 5'-phosphate oxidase family protein — MSTEELHAIDLLGRVPYGRLATSMRALPMLTVARHIVIDGRVVLRMHSGLGHHGACDGAVVAYGADNFNTAPVGTEDLWSVQFTGPARVVEPTPAQRERFGPAPVEVNGEPFAPSYLWLEPHFVTVHTLDFHASRQIRNAA, encoded by the coding sequence ATGTCCACCGAGGAACTCCACGCGATCGACCTGCTCGGCCGGGTCCCCTACGGCCGGCTGGCGACCAGCATGCGCGCCCTCCCGATGCTGACGGTGGCCCGGCACATCGTCATCGACGGCCGCGTCGTGCTGCGCATGCACAGCGGGCTCGGCCACCACGGCGCCTGCGACGGCGCGGTGGTGGCCTACGGAGCGGACAACTTCAACACCGCCCCGGTGGGCACCGAGGACCTGTGGTCCGTGCAGTTCACCGGGCCCGCACGGGTCGTGGAGCCGACCCCCGCCCAGCGCGAGCGCTTCGGTCCCGCGCCCGTCGAGGTCAACGGCGAGCCGTTCGCCCCTTCGTACCTCTGGCTCGAACCTCACTTCGTCACGGTGCACACTCTGGACTTCCACGCAAGCCGGCAGATCCGCAACGCAGCGTGA
- a CDS encoding phosphotransferase: MLRRYPGAGAPLSCTPLSQGLLNHGYRVSTTRGSYFLKHHSDDSTRERATIVRQHRATRRLQLLGVPVAPPVRDRDGGTVTEIAGRCYALHPWVDGLHRGGAQLTLAQSTRLGTLLGAVHTGLEQVMGSERDTGTGGGHPPGYASPEAADTFALIGDLLAAARGRVGRDAFDELAEHRLRERRTLLERYADRRPPDPGAPATGWVHGDFHPLNVLYRGADPVAILDWDRLAVQPRAEEAVRAAAIFFVQPAGALDLAKVRAYARAYRRAAGADPAELAAAVHRVWWERLNDFWILRWRYCLDDRRADPQFPAVSALAVWWTREYEAVRAAFTG, translated from the coding sequence GTGCTTCGCCGCTACCCGGGCGCCGGGGCGCCGCTCAGCTGCACCCCGCTCTCCCAGGGCCTGCTCAACCACGGTTACCGGGTGTCCACCACGCGGGGCTCGTACTTCCTCAAACATCACTCGGACGACAGCACCCGCGAGCGCGCCACCATCGTCCGCCAGCACCGCGCGACCCGCCGCCTCCAGTTACTCGGAGTGCCCGTCGCCCCGCCCGTCCGGGACCGCGACGGCGGGACCGTCACCGAGATCGCCGGCCGCTGCTACGCCCTCCACCCCTGGGTCGACGGCCTGCACCGGGGCGGCGCCCAGCTCACCCTCGCCCAGTCGACACGTCTCGGGACGCTCCTCGGAGCCGTACACACCGGTCTTGAGCAGGTCATGGGCTCCGAACGCGACACGGGGACCGGCGGCGGGCATCCGCCCGGATACGCGAGCCCCGAGGCGGCCGACACCTTCGCGCTGATCGGCGATCTGCTCGCCGCCGCGCGCGGACGCGTCGGCCGGGACGCCTTCGACGAGCTCGCCGAGCACCGGCTGCGCGAGCGGCGCACCCTGCTGGAACGGTACGCCGACCGACGGCCACCCGACCCGGGAGCGCCCGCGACCGGCTGGGTGCACGGCGACTTCCACCCGCTGAACGTGCTCTACCGGGGCGCCGACCCGGTCGCGATCCTGGACTGGGACCGGCTGGCCGTCCAGCCCCGGGCGGAGGAGGCGGTCCGGGCGGCGGCGATCTTCTTCGTGCAGCCGGCCGGCGCGCTGGACCTGGCGAAGGTACGCGCCTACGCCCGGGCCTACCGGCGGGCGGCCGGGGCGGACCCGGCGGAGCTGGCGGCGGCGGTGCACCGGGTCTGGTGGGAGCGGCTCAACGACTTCTGGATACTGCGCTGGCGCTACTGCCTGGACGACCGCAGGGCCGACCCGCAGTTCCCCGCGGTGTCGGCCCTGGCGGTCTGGTGGACCCGTGAGTACGAGGCGGTGCGCGCGGCCTTCACGGGGTGA
- a CDS encoding protein kinase domain-containing protein produces the protein MAPEPEANGGGVPDGTDSWGIGGVVGDGRYRLTHRLGRGGMAEVFAAEDVRLGRTVAVKLLRSDLAEDPVSKARFTREAQSVAGLNHHAVVAVYDSGEDTVAGQTVPYIVMELVEGRTIRDLLISAEAPPPEQALIIVSGVLEALAYSHQHGIVHRDIKPANVIITNSGAVKVMDFGIARALHGAQSTMTQTGMVMGTPQYLSPEQALGKAVDHRSDLYATGCLLYELLALRPPFTGETPLSVVYQHVQDTPVPPSNILDSVPPELDGLVMRSLAKDPDDRFQSAEEMRGLVQYGLQMLQVQGGHTGTWNTGPVVLNEGAGTPPGGMTGATRAMGGYPQHGDTSQAPILPPMNPDDGGYDGGSTRQGGGGRGKLWLFVVLALIAIGAGVAIALNAANGSGQKHEKQPTETSSKPTPTEESPTPTPDDTQDDTQQPGDSTGGGWDDDTWSPSPTPSETAESPSASSPQPGTGGSDNGGADGGDGGNGSGGNGSNGSGNGGSGNTGDTGTTTEGGNTGTSEGGNTGTSEGTDAGASEGAAEGSEGAPGGAAAGTTAGTTAGTAGTGTGN, from the coding sequence ATGGCACCCGAACCCGAAGCAAACGGCGGCGGCGTTCCGGATGGCACCGATTCCTGGGGCATCGGCGGGGTCGTCGGCGACGGACGGTACCGGCTGACCCACCGGCTCGGCCGGGGCGGCATGGCCGAGGTGTTCGCGGCGGAGGACGTCCGGCTCGGGCGCACGGTCGCGGTGAAGCTGCTGCGCTCCGACCTCGCCGAGGACCCGGTCTCCAAGGCCCGCTTCACGCGCGAGGCGCAGTCGGTCGCCGGGCTCAACCACCACGCGGTCGTCGCCGTGTACGACTCCGGCGAGGACACCGTCGCCGGGCAGACCGTCCCGTACATCGTGATGGAGCTGGTCGAGGGCCGCACCATCCGCGACCTGCTGATCAGCGCCGAGGCCCCGCCGCCGGAGCAGGCGCTGATCATCGTCTCCGGGGTCCTTGAGGCGCTGGCCTACTCGCACCAGCACGGCATCGTGCACCGCGACATCAAGCCCGCCAACGTGATCATCACCAACTCCGGTGCGGTCAAGGTGATGGACTTCGGCATCGCCCGCGCGCTGCACGGCGCGCAGTCCACGATGACGCAGACCGGCATGGTCATGGGCACGCCGCAGTACCTCTCCCCCGAGCAGGCGCTCGGCAAGGCCGTCGACCACCGCTCCGACCTGTACGCCACCGGCTGCCTGCTGTACGAACTGCTGGCGCTGCGGCCCCCGTTCACGGGCGAGACGCCGCTCTCCGTGGTGTACCAGCACGTGCAGGACACCCCGGTCCCGCCGTCGAACATCCTGGACTCGGTGCCGCCGGAGCTGGACGGGCTCGTCATGCGCTCGCTGGCGAAGGACCCGGACGACCGCTTCCAGAGCGCCGAGGAGATGCGCGGCCTGGTCCAGTACGGCCTGCAGATGCTCCAGGTGCAGGGCGGCCACACCGGTACGTGGAACACCGGCCCGGTCGTCCTGAACGAGGGCGCGGGCACTCCGCCCGGCGGCATGACCGGCGCCACCCGCGCCATGGGCGGCTACCCGCAGCACGGGGACACCTCGCAGGCGCCGATCCTGCCGCCGATGAACCCGGACGACGGGGGATACGACGGCGGCAGCACCCGGCAGGGCGGCGGTGGCCGCGGCAAGCTGTGGCTGTTCGTCGTGCTCGCCCTGATCGCGATCGGCGCGGGCGTGGCCATCGCGCTCAACGCGGCGAACGGGAGCGGCCAGAAGCACGAGAAGCAGCCCACCGAGACCTCCAGCAAGCCCACGCCCACGGAGGAGTCGCCCACCCCGACCCCCGACGACACCCAGGACGACACCCAGCAGCCGGGCGACAGCACCGGCGGTGGCTGGGACGACGACACCTGGTCGCCGTCGCCCACGCCGAGCGAGACCGCCGAGTCCCCGAGCGCCTCCTCGCCCCAGCCGGGCACGGGCGGATCGGACAACGGCGGCGCGGACGGCGGTGACGGCGGCAACGGCTCCGGCGGAAACGGCAGCAACGGTTCCGGCAACGGCGGTTCGGGCAACACCGGCGACACCGGTACGACCACCGAGGGCGGCAACACCGGCACCAGCGAGGGCGGCAACACCGGCACGAGCGAGGGCACCGACGCCGGGGCCAGCGAAGGCGCGGCCGAGGGTTCGGAGGGCGCCCCGGGCGGTGCCGCGGCGGGCACGACCGCCGGTACGACGGCGGGCACGGCGGGCACGGGCACGGGCAACTGA